Proteins from one Pontibacter korlensis genomic window:
- a CDS encoding SDR family NAD(P)-dependent oxidoreductase → MKIDDKMMNSKPEIPLVGLVEWFRPGEYEHVKETLASLKELGVTELRTGVSWADYYTPGGKDWYDWLIPTVAKEVHILPCFLYTPPSIGERPRTSSPPKDKKAYADFLDVFIAKHGEHFEWVELWNEPNNMVEYDFTHDYGWHKFAEMIGGAAYWCKQLGKKTLLGGMSPIDPNWLQTMFDRGVMQYIDAVGIHGFPYVFDQMWDGWQDNIQAVRQVMDRNNCKAELWITEAGFSTWQHDEYKQLQEFKKVLKADATRVYWYAVKDLDASLPTVAGFHLDDREYYFGLKRADGTSKLLYRLWAKHGIEKLDALNYVKRTVDDDTEPYTLITGGAGFVGTNLAKRLLEQGKRVMVFDSLSRDGVERNLQWLHETYGDRLEVYVGDIRDMQAVRQVMKRAEQVFHFAAQVAVTTSLDLPINDFEINARGIINVLEAIRGQDNPPPLVFTSTNKVYGGLEDMKFISNGSRYYPADANIKKYGISEQRHLDFHSPYGCSKGAADQYVIDYARTYNLPMAVFRMSCIYGPHQYGNEDQGWVAHFAIKAIEGQPVNIYGDGKQVRDILFVEDLVDAFLLAQENMATISGQAFNIGGGPANTVSLLELLKTIGKYRGDEIPLKFGDWRPGDQHYYVSDTRKFQEATGWYPKHNVQEGVAKLYQWLCENRGYKVPMILSSILEKDEEPVKKVAVA, encoded by the coding sequence ATGAAAATAGATGATAAAATGATGAACAGTAAGCCTGAGATCCCCTTGGTGGGACTGGTGGAATGGTTCAGACCCGGCGAGTATGAGCATGTTAAAGAAACGCTGGCCAGCTTAAAGGAGCTGGGCGTAACAGAGCTGCGTACCGGAGTTTCCTGGGCCGACTACTATACTCCAGGGGGCAAAGACTGGTACGACTGGCTTATACCAACTGTGGCTAAGGAGGTACATATACTTCCATGCTTCTTGTATACCCCGCCAAGTATAGGCGAAAGACCTCGTACCTCTTCTCCTCCTAAAGACAAGAAAGCTTATGCCGATTTCCTGGATGTGTTTATTGCTAAGCATGGGGAGCATTTTGAGTGGGTAGAGTTGTGGAACGAGCCAAACAACATGGTCGAGTATGACTTTACCCATGACTACGGCTGGCATAAGTTTGCCGAAATGATAGGCGGTGCTGCTTACTGGTGTAAACAGCTGGGCAAAAAGACGCTGCTAGGAGGTATGAGTCCCATTGATCCGAACTGGCTGCAGACCATGTTTGACCGTGGCGTAATGCAGTATATTGATGCTGTGGGTATACACGGCTTCCCCTATGTTTTCGACCAGATGTGGGATGGCTGGCAGGACAACATACAGGCCGTGCGCCAGGTGATGGACCGTAACAACTGCAAAGCAGAGCTGTGGATTACCGAAGCTGGATTCTCTACCTGGCAGCACGATGAGTATAAGCAGTTACAGGAGTTCAAGAAGGTATTAAAGGCAGACGCGACGCGTGTGTACTGGTATGCTGTGAAGGACCTGGATGCAAGCTTGCCAACAGTAGCAGGCTTCCATTTAGATGACCGCGAATACTATTTTGGCCTGAAGCGTGCCGATGGCACCAGTAAGTTGCTCTACAGGCTGTGGGCAAAACACGGCATCGAAAAGCTGGATGCGCTAAACTACGTGAAGCGTACTGTGGATGATGATACAGAGCCTTACACGCTGATAACAGGAGGTGCTGGCTTTGTAGGCACCAACCTGGCAAAGCGCCTGCTGGAGCAGGGCAAGCGTGTAATGGTGTTTGATAGCCTGAGCCGCGACGGCGTTGAAAGAAACCTGCAGTGGCTGCACGAAACTTACGGAGACAGGCTGGAAGTATACGTGGGCGACATTCGTGACATGCAGGCCGTGCGCCAGGTAATGAAGCGCGCCGAGCAGGTGTTTCACTTTGCTGCACAGGTAGCCGTTACTACTTCCCTGGATCTTCCGATTAATGACTTTGAGATCAATGCCCGGGGCATTATCAACGTGCTGGAGGCCATACGCGGGCAGGATAACCCGCCGCCGCTGGTGTTCACCTCTACCAATAAGGTATATGGTGGCCTGGAGGACATGAAATTCATCTCCAACGGGTCGCGCTATTATCCGGCTGATGCCAACATCAAGAAGTACGGTATCTCAGAGCAGCGCCACCTGGACTTCCACAGTCCATACGGTTGCTCTAAGGGTGCCGCCGATCAGTACGTGATAGACTATGCCCGCACTTACAACCTGCCGATGGCAGTGTTCCGCATGAGCTGCATCTACGGCCCACACCAGTACGGAAACGAAGACCAGGGATGGGTGGCACACTTTGCCATCAAAGCCATTGAAGGGCAACCTGTAAACATCTATGGGGATGGCAAGCAGGTGCGTGACATCCTCTTTGTAGAGGACCTGGTGGATGCTTTCCTGCTGGCACAGGAGAACATGGCAACCATCAGCGGACAAGCTTTCAACATTGGTGGTGGCCCGGCTAACACTGTGAGCCTGCTGGAGCTGCTCAAAACCATTGGCAAGTACCGTGGCGATGAAATTCCGCTCAAGTTCGGTGACTGGCGCCCAGGTGACCAGCATTATTATGTGTCTGATACCCGCAAGTTCCAGGAAGCTACCGGATGGTATCCGAAGCATAACGTGCAGGAAGGGGTAGCCAAGCTTTACCAGTGGCTATGTGAGAACCGTGGCTACAAAGTGCCGATGATCCTTAGCTCGATTTTAGAAAAAGATGAAGAACCTGTCAAAAAAGTAGCAGTAGCTTAA
- a CDS encoding BlaI/MecI/CopY family transcriptional regulator has protein sequence MKELTKAEEEIMQVLWKLERAFVRDILEELPAPKPAYNTVSTIVRILETKGFVGHEAFGKSHQYFPLVAQDKYKSFFLKNFMSGYFGGSFEKLVSFFAKDNNLNVQELDQLMRHVKQDLDEPEEKDGSTT, from the coding sequence ATGAAAGAACTGACCAAAGCCGAAGAAGAGATCATGCAGGTGCTATGGAAGCTGGAGCGAGCCTTTGTACGCGATATTCTGGAGGAGTTGCCAGCGCCTAAGCCAGCCTATAACACAGTATCTACTATCGTGCGCATATTGGAAACCAAAGGCTTTGTGGGGCATGAGGCTTTTGGTAAATCGCACCAGTACTTTCCGCTCGTTGCCCAGGATAAGTATAAAAGCTTCTTCCTGAAGAACTTTATGAGTGGCTATTTTGGTGGTTCTTTCGAAAAGCTGGTCTCCTTTTTTGCCAAGGATAACAACCTGAATGTGCAGGAACTGGACCAACTGATGCGACATGTAAAACAAGACCTGGACGAGCCAGAAGAAAAAGATGGAAGCACTACTTAA
- a CDS encoding RagB/SusD family nutrient uptake outer membrane protein has product MKLRHKILAAIFIICLGTTACEDMLDVAPQQSIDARDAITTPQDLQGAVIGMYALLGEPELYGTNLLLLPELLAAEENVAWYGTFAGYRQVANKTMTADNLEAQRTWVTAYEAINLANIVLSKLDLETDQQARDRIEGEALFVRGILHFELVRLYGRAWNDGDPNTNLGVPIRTSAVTTEEEARTFATRNTVAEVYAQVVQDLERAKELLPELNEERANTYAASGFLARVHLQRQDYAAALQEANRVIAEGPFNLNPTVTAIFRNDNTAESIFEIQQNDQNNAGTANDGLTTFYADLEGIGRGDIAVLSYDLYEEQDTRLSDLIYEGFLYGDIHTGKWTNFGQNIPVVRLAEMYLIRAEANLRLGSTLGATPLEDINRIRERAGASTLSSLTLEDVLLERRLELAFEGFRIHDIKRTASELVGEDYTIPWDAEILIFPIPRREIDASQGQLTQNPGYSG; this is encoded by the coding sequence ATGAAACTAAGACATAAAATACTAGCCGCAATTTTTATCATATGCCTGGGCACTACAGCATGCGAAGACATGCTGGATGTAGCACCGCAGCAATCCATTGATGCCAGGGATGCCATCACCACTCCGCAGGACTTGCAAGGAGCCGTTATAGGTATGTATGCGTTACTCGGGGAGCCGGAGCTTTATGGCACAAACCTGTTGCTACTTCCCGAGCTGCTTGCCGCCGAAGAAAACGTTGCCTGGTATGGCACGTTTGCAGGCTACAGGCAAGTAGCTAACAAAACCATGACAGCCGACAACCTGGAGGCACAGCGAACCTGGGTAACAGCCTACGAGGCTATAAATTTGGCTAACATTGTACTTAGCAAGCTAGACCTTGAAACAGACCAACAAGCTCGGGACCGGATAGAGGGAGAAGCATTGTTTGTAAGAGGCATTCTGCATTTTGAGTTAGTGAGGCTTTACGGCAGGGCGTGGAACGACGGAGACCCAAACACAAATCTTGGTGTGCCGATTCGCACCTCTGCCGTTACCACAGAAGAGGAAGCAAGAACATTTGCTACTCGCAACACCGTGGCCGAGGTATACGCGCAGGTAGTTCAGGACCTGGAAAGGGCTAAAGAGCTACTCCCTGAACTCAACGAGGAAAGAGCCAACACCTATGCTGCCAGTGGCTTTCTGGCCCGGGTGCACCTGCAACGGCAGGACTATGCGGCTGCTCTGCAGGAAGCAAACCGTGTGATAGCAGAAGGGCCATTTAACCTCAATCCTACGGTTACTGCTATTTTCAGAAACGACAATACAGCCGAGTCTATCTTTGAGATACAGCAAAACGATCAGAACAACGCTGGTACCGCCAACGATGGCCTCACTACTTTTTATGCTGACTTGGAAGGTATTGGCCGTGGTGATATAGCCGTTCTCTCCTATGATCTTTATGAGGAGCAGGATACCCGCCTTTCAGACCTGATTTATGAGGGCTTTCTGTATGGTGACATACATACCGGTAAATGGACCAACTTCGGCCAAAATATTCCGGTGGTGCGCCTGGCGGAAATGTACCTCATCAGAGCAGAAGCAAACCTGCGTTTGGGATCTACTCTAGGAGCCACGCCACTAGAGGACATTAACCGCATACGGGAAAGAGCCGGCGCCTCCACGCTATCTAGCCTTACCCTGGAAGATGTATTACTGGAGCGCAGGCTAGAACTTGCCTTTGAAGGTTTTAGAATCCACGATATTAAACGTACAGCGTCTGAGTTAGTGGGTGAAGACTACACCATACCCTGGGATGCTGAGATCCTGATCTTCCCTATTCCAAGGAGAGAGATTGATGCCAGCCAGGGACAGTTAACTCAAAATCCTGGCTACTCTGGTTAA
- a CDS encoding GNAT family N-acetyltransferase, with amino-acid sequence MHSLPNHIQLQDKRVLLRPYQPSDLESLPALVFDEDIWRFMPNRISNQQELQAWAQTVEQGFAHGTRYTFMIVDRATGRLAGSTSYGNISLPDRRLEIGWTWLSRGYRGTGLNRHCKFLLLSYAFEQLKMERVELKTDVLNLRSRRAMQKIGATEEGVLRSHTQMHDGRRRDTIYYSILLPEWQAIKQRVFNNLAAQDA; translated from the coding sequence ATGCACAGCCTCCCGAATCACATCCAGTTACAAGACAAGCGTGTACTGCTACGCCCCTACCAGCCTTCTGATCTGGAAAGTTTACCTGCCCTTGTGTTTGATGAGGATATCTGGCGCTTTATGCCGAACCGCATCAGCAACCAGCAGGAACTACAGGCATGGGCACAGACAGTGGAGCAGGGGTTTGCCCATGGTACCCGCTATACTTTTATGATTGTAGACAGAGCCACCGGACGACTAGCAGGCAGCACGAGCTACGGCAACATTTCCTTGCCAGACAGGCGGCTGGAGATTGGCTGGACCTGGTTGAGCAGGGGCTACCGGGGCACTGGATTAAACCGCCACTGCAAGTTCCTGCTACTGAGCTATGCCTTTGAGCAGCTTAAGATGGAGCGCGTGGAGTTAAAGACTGATGTGCTTAACCTGCGTTCGCGCCGGGCTATGCAGAAAATAGGAGCAACAGAAGAGGGAGTACTGCGCAGCCATACCCAGATGCATGACGGCCGCCGCCGCGATACCATTTATTATAGCATACTGCTCCCGGAGTGGCAAGCAATAAAGCAACGCGTATTTAACAACCTCGCTGCTCAGGATGCTTAA
- a CDS encoding histidine phosphatase family protein produces the protein MTPDATAKRIFLIRHARPLLPHEGLFDVEAARSYISAYDTAQVEEFVLQHETLPYQHVTKVYCSTLVRSQLTARAIFGEEVELLIDHTFREFERRIFTLPLMRLPIKVWLLSARLLWFLGFNSRDIETFRQARARARQAAEKLAQDALQHNTTVLVGHGLLNSFIRRELKRMGWKASIKGGNDFLSVHMLSHI, from the coding sequence TTGACACCTGATGCCACTGCCAAACGGATTTTTCTCATCCGCCATGCCCGCCCCCTGCTGCCGCACGAGGGTTTATTCGATGTGGAGGCTGCACGAAGCTATATATCCGCCTACGACACAGCCCAGGTAGAGGAGTTTGTGCTGCAGCATGAAACACTGCCTTATCAGCACGTAACCAAAGTATACTGCAGCACCCTCGTACGCTCCCAGTTAACTGCACGCGCCATCTTTGGTGAGGAGGTGGAGCTGCTCATCGATCATACATTCCGCGAATTCGAAAGGCGCATCTTTACACTCCCGCTGATGCGCCTGCCCATAAAAGTATGGCTCCTGAGCGCCCGCCTGCTTTGGTTCCTGGGCTTTAACAGCCGCGACATTGAAACCTTTCGCCAGGCCCGCGCCCGCGCCAGGCAAGCTGCTGAAAAGTTAGCGCAGGATGCCCTTCAGCATAACACGACTGTGCTGGTAGGCCATGGACTACTTAACAGCTTTATCCGCCGGGAGTTGAAGCGCATGGGCTGGAAAGCTAGTATAAAAGGAGGCAATGATTTCTTATCTGTGCATATGTTAAGCCACATATAA
- a CDS encoding NAD-dependent epimerase/dehydratase family protein, with translation MENRVLITGGAGFIGSHLADELLQHGYTVRALDNLSEQVHGKDCTRPEYLHEDVELMVGDVRNPEDVARALEGVDYVFHFAAMVGVGQSMYELKEYTDVNNIGTTVLLEALIKKPVKKLVVASSMSIYGEGMYKNPAGELTTVQERPLEQLKAADWELYNDKGEKLEPVPTSESKAPSLSSVYALSKYDQERLCLMVGRAYNIPTVAMRFFNVYGTRQALSNPYTGVLAIFASRLLNNNSPMIFEDGYQQRDFVHVRDVALACRLAMEKEEARGRVFNVGSGNNYTIREIGQRLATVMGKTELVPEITGKYRVGDIRHCYADISLAQEVLGFYPQVEFNAGLQELANWLEGQIAYDRVNEASAELAARGLTV, from the coding sequence ATGGAAAACAGAGTATTGATAACCGGAGGAGCCGGATTTATAGGATCACACCTGGCTGATGAGCTTCTGCAGCATGGCTATACCGTAAGAGCGTTGGATAACCTAAGTGAGCAGGTACATGGTAAAGACTGCACAAGACCTGAGTACCTGCACGAAGATGTGGAATTGATGGTAGGTGATGTGCGTAACCCGGAGGATGTGGCGCGCGCGCTGGAGGGGGTGGATTACGTGTTCCACTTTGCTGCCATGGTTGGCGTAGGGCAGAGCATGTATGAACTGAAAGAGTATACAGATGTAAATAACATAGGTACCACGGTTCTACTGGAGGCACTTATCAAAAAGCCGGTGAAGAAACTGGTAGTAGCCAGCAGCATGAGTATCTACGGCGAGGGGATGTATAAGAATCCCGCCGGTGAACTCACCACAGTGCAGGAGCGTCCGCTGGAGCAGCTGAAAGCTGCTGACTGGGAGCTTTACAACGATAAGGGCGAAAAGCTGGAGCCGGTGCCTACATCAGAGTCCAAAGCACCGTCGCTCTCATCTGTGTACGCGCTTAGTAAGTATGACCAGGAGCGACTTTGCCTGATGGTGGGCCGTGCCTATAACATTCCTACTGTGGCGATGCGCTTCTTTAATGTGTACGGTACGCGGCAGGCGCTATCCAACCCCTACACAGGTGTGCTGGCCATCTTTGCATCCCGCCTGCTAAACAACAATTCTCCTATGATTTTCGAAGACGGGTATCAGCAGCGCGACTTCGTGCATGTGCGCGATGTGGCTTTGGCATGTCGTCTGGCCATGGAGAAAGAAGAGGCAAGGGGTAGAGTATTTAACGTAGGCAGCGGTAACAACTATACCATCCGTGAGATTGGCCAGCGACTGGCTACTGTAATGGGCAAAACAGAGCTGGTGCCAGAGATTACAGGCAAGTACAGAGTTGGGGATATCCGCCACTGTTACGCCGACATCTCTTTGGCGCAGGAAGTACTGGGCTTCTATCCGCAGGTAGAGTTTAATGCCGGTCTGCAAGAGCTGGCTAATTGGTTGGAGGGACAGATTGCCTACGACCGCGTAAACGAGGCAAGTGCCGAGCTGGCTGCCCGAGGGTTAACGGTTTAG
- a CDS encoding SusC/RagA family TonB-linked outer membrane protein, with protein MKKHILLSLLLLFTLLPSVWAQTQTVSGRVTAASDGSALPGVTVLEKGTTNGVTTGGNGEYSLNVQPNATLVFRFVGMTSQEVPVQGRSTVDLQLRADQQQLEEVVVVGYGTQLKQELTGNISRISGEDIQNIPSPSLETALQGRAAGVYINQGSGKLGQGINIRVRGAASVSANNQPLYVVDGIPVTSSDLGTSNAEPLNPIADINPNDIASIEILKDASAAAIYGSRASNGVVIITTKRGQAGKTNINFNYYTGFSRPTKIREFLNAAEYVELFTEAIENVGGNPETVFARNGLDINSPYDQNWGEEPFRTGSVSQYEISLSGGNEKTRLYINGNYNTTDGILVGNEFDRASGRFNIDHSIGDRVRIGTNISLIRTLNQRVSDDNAFSNVIQLNALPPIQPKIDPETGDLNRRTLYYNNLIDQRDGFNDALTYRTISTGFLEFDLLENLRFRTEHGVDFLNLQEELYLGRQTQDGGPSGYGYNSQLTSINYNTNNTLTYNALFADIHKLELLGGFSYQRANTSTASVEARGFPSDRFKKIASAARITSGSSSETGYVFVSYYTRANYVLNGRYLFSGSVRVDGSSRFGSGNRFGAFPAASAGWILTEEPFFGESNILSFLKLRTSYGLTGNAEIDNFAPLGLYSAAAYEELAGLVPTSLPSEDLRWEKTKQLDIGIDYGLFNDRITGEIDYYIKNTEDLLLNLPIPGYNGYTIITKNIGKLENKGFEFVVNTQNLVGTFQWNTNFNIAFNKNKVTDLGGNTIFGNSRGLGQIREGEPMGVFWGPKYAGVDPQTGDALYYIEAGSDETTSNYSLAEDQRVGNPNPEFTGGLTNNFSFKGFDLSVLMQFVSGNDIYNMAGFFQSVNADYFDNQTKDQLNRWQQPGDVTDVPQARYLAGNGAGRSSRWVQDGSFLRLNNVNLGYRIPANLVNRWHLQSARIYVQATNLATFTDYDGYDPEVNTTYFGRSNVNLGHDFYTPPLAKTFTVGVNIGL; from the coding sequence ATGAAGAAACATATACTATTGAGTTTACTGCTGCTCTTCACCCTGCTACCGAGTGTATGGGCCCAAACTCAAACCGTTTCCGGAAGAGTAACAGCAGCTTCCGACGGTTCCGCATTGCCAGGTGTTACGGTACTGGAGAAAGGCACTACAAATGGTGTGACAACGGGTGGCAACGGCGAATACAGCCTGAATGTACAGCCAAATGCCACGCTTGTTTTCCGCTTTGTAGGAATGACCTCTCAGGAGGTACCTGTTCAGGGTAGATCTACTGTAGACCTACAGCTTCGTGCTGACCAGCAACAACTGGAAGAAGTTGTGGTGGTGGGGTATGGTACGCAGCTAAAACAGGAGCTGACAGGTAACATCTCCAGAATATCTGGCGAAGACATTCAGAACATTCCATCACCCTCTCTGGAAACAGCGCTGCAAGGTAGAGCTGCCGGGGTTTATATCAATCAAGGCAGCGGTAAGTTAGGCCAGGGTATTAACATACGTGTGCGTGGCGCAGCTTCTGTATCAGCAAACAACCAGCCACTTTATGTGGTAGATGGTATACCCGTTACCTCCTCTGACCTTGGCACCAGCAACGCCGAACCTCTGAACCCAATTGCTGATATCAACCCCAACGATATTGCTTCTATAGAGATTCTGAAAGATGCTTCTGCTGCAGCAATCTATGGTTCCAGGGCATCAAATGGCGTGGTGATCATTACAACCAAGCGCGGCCAGGCCGGTAAAACAAACATCAACTTTAACTACTACACCGGCTTTAGCCGCCCTACTAAAATCAGGGAGTTCCTGAATGCGGCTGAGTATGTTGAGCTGTTTACAGAGGCCATCGAAAACGTAGGAGGTAACCCTGAAACTGTTTTTGCCAGAAACGGCCTGGATATCAACTCTCCTTATGACCAGAATTGGGGAGAGGAGCCATTCAGAACAGGTAGTGTGTCTCAGTATGAGATTTCGCTTAGCGGAGGCAATGAAAAAACGCGCTTATATATTAATGGCAATTACAACACCACAGATGGTATACTGGTCGGTAATGAGTTTGACAGAGCCTCTGGTCGCTTTAACATAGACCATAGTATTGGTGATAGGGTTAGGATTGGCACCAACATCTCGCTTATCCGCACACTGAACCAGCGTGTTTCTGACGACAATGCCTTTTCTAACGTGATTCAACTAAACGCGCTGCCCCCTATACAACCAAAGATAGACCCAGAAACAGGTGATTTGAATAGAAGAACACTGTATTACAACAACCTGATAGACCAGCGGGATGGCTTCAATGATGCGCTCACCTACCGCACTATTAGCACAGGCTTTTTGGAATTCGACCTACTTGAAAACCTCAGGTTCAGAACCGAGCATGGCGTAGACTTTCTCAACCTGCAGGAAGAGCTCTACCTGGGCAGACAAACTCAGGATGGTGGTCCTTCAGGCTACGGTTATAATTCGCAGCTCACTTCTATCAACTACAATACAAACAACACACTAACCTACAACGCGCTTTTTGCAGATATCCATAAACTAGAGTTGTTAGGCGGGTTTAGCTACCAACGCGCTAACACAAGCACCGCCTCAGTAGAAGCCCGTGGTTTCCCAAGTGACCGGTTCAAGAAAATTGCCAGCGCCGCCCGCATTACAAGCGGCTCTTCTTCCGAAACAGGCTATGTGTTTGTATCATATTATACTAGAGCCAACTATGTGTTAAACGGAAGATACCTGTTTAGCGGAAGTGTGCGTGTGGATGGCTCCTCCAGGTTTGGTTCGGGCAATCGCTTTGGTGCCTTCCCGGCTGCATCGGCAGGTTGGATCCTGACAGAGGAACCCTTTTTTGGCGAATCGAATATTCTAAGCTTTTTGAAGTTGCGAACAAGCTATGGCCTGACAGGAAACGCAGAGATAGACAATTTTGCGCCACTAGGCTTATATAGTGCTGCTGCCTACGAAGAATTGGCAGGCTTGGTACCAACAAGCTTACCCAGTGAGGACCTGCGTTGGGAAAAAACAAAGCAATTGGATATAGGTATCGACTATGGTCTGTTTAATGACAGAATCACCGGTGAAATAGATTACTATATCAAGAACACGGAAGATCTGTTGTTAAACCTCCCCATTCCAGGCTACAACGGTTATACGATCATCACTAAAAACATCGGCAAGCTGGAAAACAAAGGCTTTGAGTTTGTAGTGAATACGCAAAACTTAGTCGGCACCTTCCAATGGAACACGAACTTTAACATTGCCTTCAATAAGAACAAGGTTACTGACTTAGGTGGCAACACAATCTTTGGCAACTCCAGGGGCCTTGGCCAGATTCGTGAGGGTGAGCCGATGGGCGTTTTCTGGGGTCCTAAGTACGCTGGCGTAGACCCACAGACAGGCGATGCCCTGTATTATATTGAGGCAGGCAGCGATGAAACCACCAGCAACTACAGCCTTGCAGAGGATCAGCGCGTGGGAAACCCTAACCCTGAGTTTACCGGTGGCCTTACCAATAACTTCTCCTTTAAAGGTTTTGACCTAAGCGTACTGATGCAGTTTGTGTCAGGCAATGACATTTATAACATGGCGGGCTTCTTCCAGTCGGTAAACGCAGACTACTTTGATAACCAGACAAAGGACCAGCTAAACAGATGGCAACAGCCCGGTGATGTAACAGATGTACCACAGGCAAGATACCTGGCAGGAAACGGGGCCGGCCGTTCTTCGCGATGGGTACAGGATGGTTCTTTCCTGCGCCTCAACAACGTGAACCTCGGCTACCGGATTCCAGCCAACTTAGTAAACAGATGGCACCTACAGTCGGCCAGAATCTATGTGCAGGCAACTAACCTGGCCACTTTTACAGACTACGACGGTTACGATCCGGAAGTGAACACCACCTACTTCGGACGCAGTAACGTGAACCTGGGCCACGACTTTTACACTCCGCCGCTGGCCAAAACATTTACTGTAGGCGTGAACATTGGTCTGTAA
- a CDS encoding SDR family oxidoreductase — protein MQYLKGRKAVVSGGGSGIGKAVVEQLSAAQVTTAIADLHLPTDSPSNTHPFTCDVTDAAAIDRLFAHVQQHLGTPDVMVCCAGQGIHEKLTEGDPEKWQHVINTNLMGTLRMIRAFVPGMLEAGHGDVVLVSSVSAGQAYPYGGVYAATKTALQVIAETLRQEVLPAIRVSVVAPGVTDTAFFDNTISGYQTAESIGYGALTASQVANAVLYALQQPPEVSINHITLRPSAQVF, from the coding sequence ATGCAATACCTGAAAGGCAGAAAGGCGGTAGTAAGTGGTGGAGGCTCTGGCATTGGCAAGGCCGTTGTGGAACAACTATCTGCAGCCCAGGTGACCACCGCCATTGCTGACCTGCACCTGCCAACAGACTCACCCTCCAACACCCACCCTTTTACTTGTGATGTAACCGATGCCGCAGCCATCGACCGGCTTTTTGCCCATGTGCAGCAGCACCTAGGCACACCTGATGTGATGGTTTGCTGTGCCGGGCAAGGCATACACGAGAAGCTGACGGAGGGAGACCCGGAAAAGTGGCAGCATGTCATCAACACAAACCTGATGGGCACCCTGCGTATGATCAGGGCTTTTGTGCCGGGCATGCTGGAGGCAGGCCATGGCGATGTGGTGCTGGTATCGTCAGTGTCGGCGGGGCAGGCATATCCTTATGGTGGGGTGTACGCTGCCACAAAAACGGCCCTGCAGGTAATTGCCGAAACGCTGCGACAGGAGGTGCTGCCAGCAATACGCGTAAGTGTTGTAGCGCCGGGAGTAACTGACACGGCCTTTTTTGATAATACCATTTCCGGATACCAGACCGCTGAAAGTATAGGCTATGGTGCCCTTACTGCCAGCCAGGTGGCCAACGCTGTACTGTATGCCTTGCAGCAACCGCCCGAAGTGTCCATTAACCACATCACCTTAAGGCCCTCGGCGCAGGTGTTTTAG